In Candidatus Desulforudis audaxviator MP104C, a genomic segment contains:
- the trmFO gene encoding methylenetetrahydrofolate--tRNA-(uracil(54)-C(5))-methyltransferase (FADH(2)-oxidizing) TrmFO, with protein MSGGVIVVGAGLAGAEASWQLVRRGVPVVLYEMRPRKCTPAHKTGDFAELVCSNSLRAEALTNAVGLLKEEMRRLGSLIMACADAHRVPAGGALAVDRQLFAAAVTERLTSHRLVTVCREEITTIPTAELVILATGPLTSDALADELRRLTGQEHLYFFDAVAPIVTLESIDQDRVFRSSRYGRGDPAYLNCPMSREEYERFWEALVAAERATRHTFERETHFEGCLPVEVIAARGRETLLYGPLKPVGLVDPRTGERPYAVVQLRQDNRAGTLYNLVGFQTNLKWGEQRRVFSMIPGLEQAEFVRYGVMHRNTYINAPVLLSPNLMLKSRPGLFIAGQLSGVEGYVESAAAGLVAGLNAARLYKGLEPLVFPPETAHGALINYIVTADPANFQPMNVNFGLFPPLPGKRVRRRPERNLAHAQRALERLAAWLTEKGEG; from the coding sequence ATGTCCGGTGGGGTCATTGTGGTGGGGGCCGGGCTGGCCGGGGCGGAGGCAAGCTGGCAACTGGTCCGGCGCGGCGTTCCCGTAGTCCTGTACGAGATGCGCCCCCGGAAATGCACCCCGGCTCACAAAACCGGGGATTTCGCCGAACTGGTCTGCTCCAATTCCCTCCGGGCGGAGGCGCTCACGAATGCGGTCGGCCTGCTCAAAGAGGAGATGCGCCGGCTCGGTTCTCTGATCATGGCCTGTGCCGACGCGCACCGGGTGCCTGCGGGCGGAGCTCTGGCCGTGGACCGGCAACTGTTCGCCGCGGCGGTTACCGAAAGGCTCACCAGCCACCGCCTGGTGACCGTCTGCCGGGAGGAAATCACCACTATTCCCACCGCAGAACTGGTGATCCTGGCCACCGGGCCCCTGACTTCCGACGCTCTGGCGGACGAGCTTCGCCGGTTGACCGGGCAGGAACACTTGTATTTCTTTGATGCGGTGGCCCCGATCGTCACCCTGGAATCCATCGATCAGGACCGGGTCTTCCGGTCCTCCCGTTACGGCCGCGGTGATCCGGCCTATCTGAACTGCCCCATGTCGCGGGAGGAGTACGAACGGTTTTGGGAGGCGCTGGTGGCCGCCGAACGGGCGACGCGGCACACCTTCGAACGGGAAACCCACTTTGAAGGCTGCCTGCCGGTGGAGGTGATCGCCGCCCGGGGCCGTGAAACGCTGCTTTACGGACCGCTTAAGCCGGTGGGACTGGTCGATCCCCGCACGGGGGAGCGGCCGTATGCCGTGGTCCAGCTCCGTCAAGACAACCGGGCCGGTACCCTCTACAACCTAGTCGGGTTCCAGACCAACCTTAAATGGGGGGAGCAGCGCCGGGTGTTCTCGATGATCCCGGGGCTGGAGCAGGCCGAGTTTGTACGCTACGGTGTGATGCACCGGAACACGTACATAAACGCGCCGGTCTTGCTGTCCCCCAACCTGATGTTGAAGAGCCGGCCCGGGCTTTTTATCGCCGGGCAGTTGAGCGGGGTGGAGGGTTACGTCGAGTCGGCGGCCGCCGGTCTGGTAGCTGGCCTGAACGCGGCGCGGTTGTACAAGGGCCTGGAGCCCCTGGTTTTTCCGCCCGAGACGGCGCACGGGGCCCTTATCAACTACATAGTGACCGCCGACCCTGCTAATTTCCAGCCGATGAACGTGAACTTCGGGCTGTTTCCACCCCTGCCCGGAAAGCGCGTCCGGCGCCGGCCGGAACGCAACCTGGCCCACGCGCAGCGCGCCCTGGAACGTCTGGCGGCTTGGCTGACCGAAAAGGGGGAAGGTTAG
- the dprA gene encoding DNA-processing protein DprA codes for MEERAYWLAWVVAWPAGGRRLLNLLEAVGSARQAWEAEKSELAASGLDSSLADELLSRRSRVDPAAEQERVRQAGIRVITWVDADYPESLRHIYDPPAVLFGLGAFSFQESGPAVAIVGSRRATPYGKATAGRLAAALGSCGLVVVSGMARGIDTAAHRGALESGAPTVAVLGSGLDVVYPRENAGLMEKIAASGGLVLTEFPLGSKPEAWHFPVRNRIISGLCRGVVVVEAGERSGALITAELALEQGRDVMAVPGNVNNPFSRGPNRLIKQGARLVEDAKDVLEELGLTALFPETESGEAEAVAQLSGEEKRVLEILQGQSLSDQALIRLTGLAAPQTAAVLAYLEIKGFVRRAPGGLYYSLLKLKNGR; via the coding sequence GTGGAGGAGCGGGCATACTGGCTGGCCTGGGTGGTGGCCTGGCCGGCTGGGGGGCGGCGGCTTTTGAACCTGCTCGAGGCGGTCGGTTCTGCCCGGCAGGCCTGGGAGGCCGAGAAGAGTGAGCTGGCGGCGTCGGGGCTGGATTCGTCCCTGGCGGACGAACTATTGTCCAGGCGTTCCCGGGTCGACCCGGCCGCGGAGCAGGAACGGGTCCGGCAGGCCGGCATCCGGGTGATTACTTGGGTGGACGCGGACTACCCGGAGAGCCTGCGCCACATCTACGATCCCCCGGCGGTGCTTTTCGGCCTGGGGGCGTTCAGTTTTCAGGAGTCCGGCCCCGCCGTGGCCATCGTCGGTTCGCGCCGGGCCACGCCGTACGGCAAGGCGACGGCCGGCCGACTGGCCGCCGCGCTTGGCTCCTGTGGCCTGGTGGTGGTCAGCGGGATGGCCCGGGGTATCGACACCGCGGCGCACAGGGGCGCCCTGGAGTCCGGGGCCCCGACGGTGGCGGTGCTCGGTTCCGGTCTGGACGTGGTCTACCCCCGGGAAAACGCCGGCCTGATGGAGAAAATCGCGGCTTCCGGCGGATTGGTGCTCACCGAATTTCCTCTGGGCTCAAAACCGGAAGCATGGCATTTTCCGGTGCGCAACCGGATCATCAGCGGTCTTTGTCGCGGGGTCGTGGTCGTGGAGGCCGGCGAGCGCAGCGGCGCCCTGATTACGGCGGAACTGGCCTTGGAACAGGGTCGTGACGTGATGGCGGTGCCCGGCAACGTGAACAACCCTTTCAGCCGGGGTCCCAACCGCCTGATCAAGCAAGGTGCCCGGTTGGTTGAGGACGCCAAGGACGTGCTGGAGGAACTGGGCCTGACCGCGCTTTTCCCCGAAACCGAGTCCGGGGAAGCCGAAGCGGTCGCGCAGTTGAGCGGGGAGGAAAAGCGGGTACTGGAAATCCTTCAGGGACAGAGCCTATCCGACCAGGCCCTCATCAGACTCACGGGCCTGGCGGCCCCGCAAACAGCGGCCGTACTGGCCTACCTAGAAATCAAGGGGTTTGTGCGGCGGGCGCCGGGCGGGTTATACTACTCTTTATTAAAATTAAAAAACGGCCGGTAG
- a CDS encoding alpha/beta-type small acid-soluble spore protein, which translates to MPRKKNRRKEKHEQLKWETARELHLDDDLKVGGDALSAREAGRIGGQMVRKLAETGEKSLQETQVDK; encoded by the coding sequence ATGCCCCGGAAGAAAAACCGGCGCAAGGAAAAGCACGAACAGTTGAAGTGGGAAACGGCCCGCGAACTGCATCTTGACGACGACCTGAAAGTCGGGGGTGACGCATTGAGCGCACGGGAGGCCGGCCGCATCGGCGGACAGATGGTGCGGAAGCTGGCTGAGACCGGTGAAAAATCCCTGCAGGAAACGCAAGTCGACAAGTAA
- the topA gene encoding type I DNA topoisomerase produces MEKTLVIVESPAKARTLGKFLGKKYEIRASMGHVRDLPRSQFGVDVDDGFKPKYITIRGKGDAIKELRAARKKSNQVLLASDPDREGEAIAWHLQELLQIDPEEPCRVEFNEITREAVTAAIKNPRKIDPNRVDAQQARRILDRLVGYNLSPLLWRKVRKGLSAGRVQSVAVHLICAREREIEAFVSEEYWTLTALLANRERERFKARLLKKAGEKLTVPNEEAMKGILDDLKEEVYRVADVIRKEKKKNPSPPFTTSTLQQEAYRRLNFTTRKTMMVAQQLYEGLDLGKEGPVGLVTYIRTDSTRISPGAQDEAREYIAEHYGKEYVPKQKRVYTGKARAQDAHEAIRPTSVLRTPEALRKYLNPDQLRLYELIWSRFLASQMVSAVLDTVRAEIVAGEYLFRATGSTVKFPGFTRVYTELRDEAKNGEEEEEGALPALEKGEQLKLVRTTPARHFTQPPARYTEATLVRTLEELGIGRPSTYAPVVETIQRRGYVVRRGKTLHPTQLGLVVIDLLKEHFPDVINYEFTAELEEKLDRIEEGSMQWEKVLEEFYRPFRREVAEAEAKIDRVRLDEVTDEECRKCGRKMVIKMGRYGKFLACPGFPECRHTRPIFEETGHRCPKCGGRVVVRRTKKSKVFYGCAGYPGCDFVTWDQPTDQKCPDCQSFLVARGTRGHPLQRVSGSAGQSRTFACANPECGYKERKAGRGKA; encoded by the coding sequence TTGGAGAAGACTCTGGTGATTGTTGAATCCCCGGCCAAGGCCAGGACGCTCGGCAAGTTCCTGGGGAAAAAATACGAGATTCGGGCTTCCATGGGGCACGTCCGTGATCTTCCCCGGAGCCAGTTCGGCGTGGACGTTGATGACGGGTTTAAGCCCAAGTACATTACCATTCGGGGCAAGGGAGACGCCATCAAGGAACTGCGGGCCGCCCGCAAGAAGTCGAACCAGGTGCTTTTGGCTTCGGACCCCGACCGTGAAGGGGAAGCTATCGCCTGGCACCTGCAGGAACTGCTCCAGATTGACCCTGAAGAGCCTTGCCGCGTGGAATTCAATGAAATCACCAGGGAAGCGGTGACGGCGGCGATCAAGAATCCTCGCAAGATCGACCCGAACCGGGTTGACGCCCAGCAGGCGCGGCGGATTCTGGACCGGCTGGTCGGCTACAACCTGAGCCCCCTGCTGTGGCGCAAAGTTCGCAAGGGTTTGAGTGCCGGCCGGGTGCAGTCGGTGGCGGTGCACCTGATCTGTGCGCGCGAGCGGGAGATCGAAGCCTTCGTGTCCGAGGAATACTGGACGCTTACCGCGCTCCTGGCCAACAGGGAGCGCGAAAGGTTCAAGGCCCGGTTGCTCAAGAAAGCCGGGGAGAAGCTCACGGTGCCGAACGAGGAGGCCATGAAGGGGATCCTGGACGACCTGAAGGAGGAAGTTTACCGGGTCGCGGATGTGATCCGGAAAGAGAAAAAGAAAAACCCGTCCCCCCCGTTCACCACCAGCACCCTGCAGCAGGAGGCCTACCGGCGCCTGAATTTCACCACCCGGAAGACGATGATGGTCGCCCAGCAGCTTTACGAGGGTCTGGACCTGGGTAAGGAAGGGCCGGTCGGCCTGGTCACCTATATCCGGACTGATTCGACCCGGATTTCCCCCGGAGCCCAGGACGAGGCCCGGGAGTACATCGCCGAACACTACGGTAAGGAGTACGTGCCGAAGCAGAAAAGGGTGTACACCGGCAAGGCGCGGGCCCAGGACGCGCATGAGGCCATCCGGCCCACGTCTGTGTTGCGGACTCCGGAGGCGCTGAGAAAGTACCTGAATCCGGACCAGCTGCGCCTGTATGAATTGATCTGGTCCCGTTTTCTCGCGAGCCAGATGGTTAGCGCGGTTCTGGACACGGTGCGGGCCGAAATCGTGGCCGGAGAGTACCTTTTCCGGGCCACGGGCTCCACGGTGAAATTCCCCGGCTTCACGCGGGTCTACACCGAGTTGCGGGACGAGGCCAAAAACGGCGAGGAGGAAGAGGAAGGGGCGCTCCCGGCGCTTGAAAAGGGGGAGCAGCTGAAACTGGTGCGCACCACGCCGGCCCGGCACTTTACGCAGCCGCCGGCCCGGTACACGGAAGCCACCCTGGTGCGAACCTTAGAGGAACTTGGCATCGGCCGTCCGAGCACGTATGCGCCGGTGGTGGAGACAATTCAGCGGCGGGGCTACGTGGTCCGGCGCGGTAAAACGCTCCACCCGACCCAATTGGGTTTGGTGGTCATCGACCTTTTGAAGGAACACTTCCCGGACGTAATCAACTATGAGTTCACCGCCGAGTTGGAGGAAAAACTGGACCGGATCGAAGAAGGATCCATGCAGTGGGAAAAGGTGCTCGAGGAGTTCTACCGGCCCTTCCGCCGGGAAGTCGCCGAGGCGGAAGCGAAGATCGACCGGGTCCGGCTGGACGAGGTCACCGACGAGGAGTGCCGGAAATGCGGCCGCAAAATGGTGATCAAGATGGGTCGGTACGGCAAGTTCCTGGCCTGCCCCGGGTTTCCCGAATGCCGCCATACCCGGCCGATCTTCGAGGAGACCGGCCACCGCTGTCCCAAGTGCGGCGGCCGGGTGGTGGTCAGGCGGACCAAGAAGAGCAAAGTTTTCTACGGTTGTGCCGGATACCCCGGGTGTGATTTCGTGACCTGGGACCAGCCGACCGACCAGAAATGCCCCGACTGCCAGTCTTTCCTGGTGGCCAGGGGCACCCGGGGGCACCCGCTTCAGCGGGTCAGCGGGTCAGCGGGTCAGAGCCGCACCTTTGCCTGCGCCAATCCGGAATGCGGCTACAAGGAACGCAAAGCCGGACGGGGAAAGGCCTGA
- a CDS encoding YkvA family protein, translating to MRELWMTLLPVLVRLPRYARLVLGLSRDSRVAPPQKALLAGAILYNFSPVDLIPSVVPVLGQLDDLAVLLFAVRSVVRNCPGPVAREYLCRCGLTARHVREDPEVVRRTLRRVVTESGRLAGRKIAHGFEGITTRHRAGFRQRD from the coding sequence GTGCGGGAATTATGGATGACTTTGCTGCCGGTGCTGGTGCGCTTGCCCCGCTACGCGAGACTGGTGTTGGGTTTGTCCCGGGACAGCCGGGTCGCCCCGCCGCAAAAAGCGCTCCTCGCGGGGGCGATCCTGTACAACTTTTCGCCGGTGGACCTCATTCCGAGTGTGGTCCCGGTGTTGGGTCAGCTCGACGACCTTGCCGTGCTGTTGTTCGCCGTTCGTTCGGTGGTGAGGAATTGTCCCGGGCCGGTGGCCAGGGAGTACCTGTGCCGGTGCGGGTTGACCGCGCGTCACGTGCGTGAGGACCCGGAGGTGGTGAGGCGGACACTGCGGCGGGTGGTGACGGAATCGGGCCGGCTCGCCGGCCGAAAAATTGCGCACGGCTTTGAAGGAATAACGACAAGGCACAGAGCTGGTTTCCGGCAAAGGGACTGA